Proteins from a single region of Cydia amplana chromosome 17, ilCydAmpl1.1, whole genome shotgun sequence:
- the LOC134656146 gene encoding rap guanine nucleotide exchange factor 2, producing MLRGGRGGRHSPELYPHTLKCSNASDTSSAYSGSDTMTSVHSSLDMDMEVDLSGLLESIVDSDEEEDLEESMDSLTVRDAVRECLEKDPSERSEEDVEILLEFTQHLKAFTNMTLTVRRALCAVMVFAVVEKAETIVMNDGEEHDSWSVLINGHVEIQHQNGDIEHLNVGDSFGMAEATMEKLYHRGVMTTKCDDCQFVCITQTDYYRILHQGEENIRRHEVDGVVVLVTEYRGAAGESGHQRGHVVIRGTPEHLMLQLIEDNSSDSTYVEDFLLTHRTFIESPLVVAKQLLAWFSEPSVRDKVTRVVLLWVNNHFTDFETDPTMMDFLEQFETVLEREKMESQLRLLNIACSAKARTRIVTLSRPSRDDPLNFSILGGYERGYGIFILKVEKRSKAEEVGLKRGDEVIEVNGQSFRHVSNAKAMEIITGSTHLSITVKSNLLVFKQMLVMPDNPPRHRGAATNMVRCWQTDPRARLSTAELLSDDPITLTPVFPSPTKKPQQLSIKKEPQKGFMTLGPKRRLQKALMKIILPKNSITDGLHSDDSVLSNSESLNKANSSTSFYNSHSNPDLISICYDEYQLSDHPEHVLKVYRADQTCKYLLVHKETTAREVVMLTLQEFGITDPSSNFSLCEVSVAQGGIIKQHRLPDQLQNLAERIGLSSRYYLKTNGIHETLVPDEMAPELLRESVVHFLQLNAVEVAVQLTLQDFCIFRQIESTEYVDDLFELKSRYGIPMLAQFAELVNKEMFWVVTEVVTEQNHVRRSKIVKQFIKVARHCKECKNFNSMFAIISGLGHGAVSRLRMTWEKLPTKYLKLFNDLQTLMDPSRNMSKYRQLVTTEQGRSPVIPFYPVVKKDLTFIHLGNDTKVEGMVNFEKLRMISKEVRTLTNMCSSPYDLLTLLELGKQPPSNAMVSLNQLTTGVQQGQVTVKRRKKSSNVPNPKKMFEEAQMVRRVKAYLNRMHVETDEERLHALSLECEGAGPAPALPRRRHPSPSLSTTSSASSASESKKSFAGNKFGAASPQAVRKLLALSEPAKTRPHQPRPPPGPSPCSHRRDGAGPGMCCPRAAHERSHSDTPTPLPVDLSAESSSVTSLVNLPLRKTGSATSSDSGHGSCSATGCAPLRPVPPPRMPQAPFTLAAHVARLERLSRAHSHEGVTRPFDYYHDAPDDDDDDQQVSAV from the coding sequence ATGTTGAGAGGTGGGCGTGGAGGCCGTCACAGTCCAGAGCTGTATCCCCACACACTAAAGTGTTCCAACGCGAGTGACACTAGCTCGGCATACAGTGGCAGTGACACAATGACCTCAGTGCACAGCTCGCTCGACATGGACATGGAGGTGGACCTATCTGGGCTCCTAGAGTCCATTGTGGATTCCGATGAAGAAGAAGATCTGGAAGAGTCTATGGATAGTCTCACAGTCCGTGATGCCGTGCGGGAATGCCTTGAAAAAGATCCCAGTGAAAGGTCTGAAGAAGATGTTGAGATTCTATTGGAATTCACACAACACTTGAAAGCATTCACAAACATGACATTGACGGTACGCAGAGCACTATGTGCTGTAATGGTTTTTGCTGTTGTAGAAAAAGCTGAGACTATTGTAATGAATGATGGAGAAGAGCATGACTCTTGGTCAGTTCTTATTAATGGTCATGTTGAAATACAACATCAAAATGGTGATATTGAGCATCTCAATGTTGGAGACAGTTTTGGGATGGCTGAAGCAACCATGGAAAAATTGTATCACAGAGGAGTAATGACCACGAAATGTGATGACTGCCAATTTGTCTGCATTACACAAACAGATTACTATCGAATTTTACATCAAGGAGAAGAAAATATAAGAAGGCATGAGGTTGACGGTGTGGTGGTGTTGGTGACAGAATACAGAGGGGCTGCAGGAGAATCAGGGCACCAGAGAGGACATGTCGTCATTAGAGGAACACCTGAACATCTTATGCTACAGTTAATTGAGGATAATTCCAGTGATTCAACATATGTTGAAGATTTCCTGTTGACTCATAGAACATTTATTGAAAGTCCTCTAGTAGTAGCCAAACAACTTCTTGCCTGGTTCTCAGAACCTTCAGTTCGTGACAAAGTGACACGGGTTGTCCTTCTTTGGGTAAATAAtcattttacagattttgagaCAGATCCAACAATGATGGATTTCCTAGAGCAATTTGAAACTGTTTTGGAGCGAGAAAAGATGGAAAGCCAATTAAGATTACTTAATATTGCATGTTCTGCTAAGGCTAGAACTAGGATCGTGACACTATCCCGACCCTCGAGAGATGATCCTCTGAACTTCAGTATTCTTGGTGGATATGAAAGAGGCTATGGTATTTTTATCCTTAAGGTGGAGAAACGTTCAAAAGCTGAAGAAGTTGGGCTTAAAAGAGGTGATGAGGTCATTGAAGTAAATGGCCAATCTTTTCGGCATGTTAGCAATGCAAAAGCTATGGAGATAATAACAGGATCAACACATCTAAGCATTACagtaaaaagtaatttattagtatttaaacaAATGCTTGTCATGCCCGATAATCCACCAAGACACAGAGGTGCTGCAACCAACATGGTACGTTGTTGGCAAACGGATCCACGGGCGCGACTATCAACAGCAGAACTCCTGAGTGACGATCCCATCACATTAACACCTGTTTTTCCATCTCCAACCAAAAAGCCACAacaattaagcataaaaaaggAACCACAAAAGGGATTTATGACTCTTGGTCCCAAAAGAAGATTGCAAAAGgcattaatgaaaataattttaccTAAAAACTCCATTACTGATGGTTTGCACTCTGATGATAGTGTTCTTTCAAATTCTGAATCGCTAAACAAGGCAAATAGTAGTACTTCATTTTATAATTCACACAGTAACCCAGATCTAATATCAATTTGTTATGATGAATATCAATTATCAGATCACCCTGAGCATGTTCTCAAAGTGTACAGAGCTGATCAGACATGCAAATATCTGTTAGTACACAAAGAGACCACAGCCAGAGAAGTTGTGATGCTGACTTTGCAGGAGTTTGGAATTACTGACCCTAGTTCCAATTTTTCTCTATGTGAGGTGTCAGTTGCACAAGGTGGTATAATCAAACAGCATAGATTACCTGATCAGCTCCAAAACCTTGCAGAACGTATTGGGCTTAGTTCTAGATACTATCTGAAAACAAATGGCATACATGAAACTTTAGTACCTGATGAGATGGCACCTGAACTCCTAAGGGAGAGTGTTGTCCACTTTCTGCAACTAAATGCTGTGGAAGTTGCAGTCCAATTAACGCTACAAGACTTCTGTATCTTCAGGCAGATAGAGAGTACGGAATATGTTGATGACTTATTTGAATTAAAGAGTAGGTATGGAATACCTATGTTGGCACAGTTTGCCGAACTGGTTAACAAAGAAATGTTTTGGGTAGTTACTGAGGTAGTCACAGAACAAAATCATGTACGGCGATCGAAAATCGTAAAGCAATTCATAAAGGTTGCAAGACATTGTAAAGAATGCAAAAATTTTAACTCGATGTTTGCAATAATATCAGGATTAGGCCACGGCGCCGTTTCTCGATTAAGGATGACTTGGGAAAAATTGCCGACAAAatatttgaaactttttaatgaTCTACAAACACTTATGGACCCCTCAAGGAACATGTCTAAGTACAGACAGTTAGTAACCACCGAGCAAGGCAGGTCTCCAGTTATTCCATTTTATCCTGTGGTTAAAAAAGATCTTACTTTTATCCACCTGGGGAATGACACCAAAGTGGAGGGAATGGTTAATTTCGAAAAGTTAAGAATGATATCTAAAGAGGTCAGAACCCTGACAAACATGTGTAGTTCCCCATACGACTTATTGACTTTGCTAGAGCTGGGCAAACAGCCTCCATCAAATGCCATGGTGTCATTGAATCAGCTCACGACCGGCGTTCAACAAGGCCAAGTGACAGTCAAGAGAAGGAAAAAGTCGTCTAACGTACCCAACCCTAAGAAAATGTTCGAGGAAGCACAAATGGTTCGTCGCGTGAAAGCGTATCTTAACCGCATGCATGTGGAAACGGACGAGGAACGACTTCACGCGTTGTCTCTAGAATGCGAGGGAGCCGGGCCGGCTCCCGCTCTGCCGCGTCGCAGACACCCCTCACCTTCCCTGTCCACGACGAGCAGCGCATCATCGGCGAGCGAGAGTAAAAAGAGTTTCGCCGGCAACAAATTCGGCGCGGCCTCCCCCCAGGCCGTGAGGAAGCTGCTAGCTCTCTCGGAGCCGGCCAAGACCCGGCCGCACCAGCCGCGCCCGCCGCCCGGGCCGTCGCCCTGCTCGCACCGGCGCGACGGCGCCGGGCCCGGCATGTGCTGCCCGCGCGCGGCGCACGAGCGCTCGCACTCGGACACGCCCACGCCGCTGCCGGTGGACCTGTCGGCGGAGAGCAGCAGCGTCACGTCGCTGGTGAACCTGCCGCTGCGCAAGACCGGCTCGGCGACGTCCAGCGACAGCGGGCACGGCTCGTGCTCGGCGACGGGCTGCGCGCCGCTGCGGCCGGTGCCGCCGCCGCGCATGCCGCAGGCGCCGTTCACGCTGGCGGCGCACGTGGCGCGCCTGGAGCGCCTGAGCCGCGCGCACTCGCACGAGGGCGTGACGAGACCGTTCGACTACTACCACGACGCGCCCGATGACGACGACGACGATCAGCAGGTTTCCGCCGTTTGA
- the LOC134656147 gene encoding diphthine methyl ester synthase — protein sequence MFYLIGLGLGDVKDITVRGLEIVKKCDKVLLESYTSILTVGHEELEKFYGRPLVLADREVCESSIDVILKEAKDKHIALLVVGDPLGATTHTDMLLRAKELGVETQIVHNASIMNAVSCCGLQLYNFGETVSIPYWTENWKPDSFFEKIEANFSRNLHTLCLLDIKVKEPTEESLTKKIRQYMDPKFMSVKEAASQLVQIIENKSDTELSKQSTAVGLSRVGNPDQRVAVKTLEEMQELDLGPPLHSLVIPAHNLHPVEVDYLAQFR from the exons ATGTTCTACTTAATTGGTTTGGGTCTCGGCGACGTTAAAGATATAACTGTGAGAGGTTTGGAGATAGTGAAGAAATGTGATAAAGTGCTACTGGAATCCTACACTTCTATATTGACAGTAGGACACGAGGAACTG gAAAAATTCTATGGACGTCCATTGGTACTGGCTGATCGCGAAGTCTGTGAAAGTAGTATTGATGTAATACTAAAAGAAGCAAAGGATAAGCATATTGCACTGCTAGTTGTTGGAGACCCATTGGGAGCAACTACACATACGGATATGCTGCTGCGTGCCAAAGAGCTTGGAGTAGAAACACAG aTTGTTCACAATGCTTCTATTATGAATGCCGTCAGTTGTTGTGGACTGCAACTATACAACTTCGGTGAAACAGTTTCTATCCCATACTGGACAGAGAATTGGAAGCCTGACAGCTTCTTCGAGAAAATAGAAGCAAACTTCTCTAGAAACTTGCATACACTTTGCCTTCTAG ATATAAAAGTGAAGGAGCCAACTGAGGAGTCGTTAACAAAAAAAATCCGTCAATATATGGATCCCAAGTTTATGAGTGTGAAAGAAGCAGCTTCACAATTGGTTCAAATAATAGAAAACAAATCCGACACAG AACTAAGTAAACAGAGCACAGCGGTGGGGTTGTCGAGAGTAGGCAATCCGGACCAAAGGGTAGCCGTGAAAACGTTGGAAGAGATGCAAGAGTTGGACCTGGGGCCGCCGCTGCACAGCCTCGTGATCCCGGCCCATAACCTGCACCCAGTCGAGGTCGATTATCTTGCGCAATTCAGATGA
- the LOC134655945 gene encoding protein salvador homolog 1 isoform X1: protein MISRKGQKAINEGVVGKYIKKDTPPDLPIINVWTTGHNRRPRSQPFGASDGVSSSHENKFGKSQTMSGHAGKYTPSESVPNLAHRFASLSTSDSASSSSNYNSQCFLDSNLASHSTLNEIDDSFSRQTSHRYYRHQQEDPIYQNQQQVQQQKQQQYGSRESSIPRLSSNLSLTPRLHPPHPPSPHSILHTCTDSYTVGSQSSPIYSNYVNTSVLPYNNKAHGSSIITTTQGTEEELPLPPGWSADRTLRGRRYYMDHNTQTTHWTHPLESVPQPWQKVSTHHGVYYFNEITHQRTYAHPCLVGGCYLVSPYVPTLVPPYLLEEIPHWLIVYSKADPEMDHKLRWNMFRLSELDCYSDMLTRLYKQELQLIVMKYEQYRSALLQEIERRRHAIACHAHSNC from the exons ATGATATCCAGAAAAGGCCAAAAAGCAATAAATGAAGGTGTTGTTGGGAAATACATCAAGAAAGATACACCGCCCGATTTACCAA TAATAAATGTGTGGACTACGGGTCATAATAGGCGCCCGCGCAGCCAGCCGTTTGGGGCGAGCGATGGAGTATCTAGCAGCCACGAAAACAAATTTGGCAAGTCGCAGACCATGAGCGGTCACGCAGGCAAATATACGCCCAGCGAGTCAGTGCCAAATTTAGCCCACAG ATTTGCTAGTTTATCCACTAGCGACTCCGCCAGCTCTTCAAGTAATTACAATTCCCAGTGCTTCTTAGATTCTAATttg GCTTCCCATTCCACGCTTAATGAAATAGACGACTCATTCAGTAGACAGACCAGCCACAGATACTATAGGCATCAACAAGAGGACCCCATATACCAAAACCAGCAGCAG GTACAGCAGCAAAAGCAGCAGCAGTACGGGTCCCGCGAGTCGAGTATACCGCGGCTGTCATCTAACCTCAGCCTCACCCCGCGCCTGCACCCCCCGCACCCGCCGTCGCCGCACTCCATCCTTCACACTTGTACTGAct CGTACACAGTGGGAAGCCAATCGTCACCTATTTACTCCAATTACGTGAATACTTCGGTGCTCCCGTACAACAATAAAGCTCATGGAAGCAGCATTATTACTACTACACAAG GCACAGAAGAGGAGCTGCCGCTCCCGCCGGGCTGGTCGGCGGACCGCACGCTGCGCGGACGTCGCTACTACATGGACCACAATACTCAAACTACCCACTGGACGCACCCGCTTGAAAGCGTACCCCAGCCGTGGCAGAAGGTGTCCACTCATCACGGCGTCTATTACTTCAA TGAAATTACTCACCAGCGAACGTATGCACACCCTTGCTTAGTTGGGGGGTGCTATTTAGTAAGCCCGTATGTGCCGACATTGGTGCCGCCTTATTTGCTAGAAGAGATACCACATTGGCTTATTGTCTATTCAAAAG CTGACCCGGAAATGGACCACAAGTTACGTTGGAACATGTTCCGGTTGAGCGAGCTGGATTGCTACTCGGATATGCTGACGCGCTTGTATAAGCAAGAGCTGCAACTGATTGTTATGAAATATGAACAATACAG GTCTGCCCTGTTGCAAGAAATTGAAAGGAGACGGCATGCTATAGCATGCCATGCACATTCAAATTGTTAA
- the LOC134655945 gene encoding protein salvador homolog 1 isoform X2, which produces MISRKGQKAINEGVVGKYIKKDTPPDLPIINVWTTGHNRRPRSQPFGASDGVSSSHENKFGKSQTMSGHAGKYTPSESVPNLAHRFASLSTSDSASSSSNYNSQCFLDSNLVQQQKQQQYGSRESSIPRLSSNLSLTPRLHPPHPPSPHSILHTCTDSYTVGSQSSPIYSNYVNTSVLPYNNKAHGSSIITTTQGTEEELPLPPGWSADRTLRGRRYYMDHNTQTTHWTHPLESVPQPWQKVSTHHGVYYFNEITHQRTYAHPCLVGGCYLVSPYVPTLVPPYLLEEIPHWLIVYSKADPEMDHKLRWNMFRLSELDCYSDMLTRLYKQELQLIVMKYEQYRSALLQEIERRRHAIACHAHSNC; this is translated from the exons ATGATATCCAGAAAAGGCCAAAAAGCAATAAATGAAGGTGTTGTTGGGAAATACATCAAGAAAGATACACCGCCCGATTTACCAA TAATAAATGTGTGGACTACGGGTCATAATAGGCGCCCGCGCAGCCAGCCGTTTGGGGCGAGCGATGGAGTATCTAGCAGCCACGAAAACAAATTTGGCAAGTCGCAGACCATGAGCGGTCACGCAGGCAAATATACGCCCAGCGAGTCAGTGCCAAATTTAGCCCACAG ATTTGCTAGTTTATCCACTAGCGACTCCGCCAGCTCTTCAAGTAATTACAATTCCCAGTGCTTCTTAGATTCTAATttg GTACAGCAGCAAAAGCAGCAGCAGTACGGGTCCCGCGAGTCGAGTATACCGCGGCTGTCATCTAACCTCAGCCTCACCCCGCGCCTGCACCCCCCGCACCCGCCGTCGCCGCACTCCATCCTTCACACTTGTACTGAct CGTACACAGTGGGAAGCCAATCGTCACCTATTTACTCCAATTACGTGAATACTTCGGTGCTCCCGTACAACAATAAAGCTCATGGAAGCAGCATTATTACTACTACACAAG GCACAGAAGAGGAGCTGCCGCTCCCGCCGGGCTGGTCGGCGGACCGCACGCTGCGCGGACGTCGCTACTACATGGACCACAATACTCAAACTACCCACTGGACGCACCCGCTTGAAAGCGTACCCCAGCCGTGGCAGAAGGTGTCCACTCATCACGGCGTCTATTACTTCAA TGAAATTACTCACCAGCGAACGTATGCACACCCTTGCTTAGTTGGGGGGTGCTATTTAGTAAGCCCGTATGTGCCGACATTGGTGCCGCCTTATTTGCTAGAAGAGATACCACATTGGCTTATTGTCTATTCAAAAG CTGACCCGGAAATGGACCACAAGTTACGTTGGAACATGTTCCGGTTGAGCGAGCTGGATTGCTACTCGGATATGCTGACGCGCTTGTATAAGCAAGAGCTGCAACTGATTGTTATGAAATATGAACAATACAG GTCTGCCCTGTTGCAAGAAATTGAAAGGAGACGGCATGCTATAGCATGCCATGCACATTCAAATTGTTAA
- the LOC134655946 gene encoding uncharacterized protein LOC134655946 encodes MIYKWWHRWVRKKTNPIPVDQAFLWKRRFSIAYGLLAWNALGIVMYCMVQGKTDWAHYYGLKSDEEHDMPPARAWANTLGIKNAKVYRVAGFKKVDEYDIVEGEEVRTKTPENSTKSELLAE; translated from the exons atgatttaCAAGTGGTGGCACAGGTGGGTTCGTAAGAAGACCAATCCTATCCCTGTCGATCAAGCCTTTCTATGGAAGCGGCGTTTCAGTATAGCTTACGGTTTGCTGGCATGGAATGCGCTAGGTATAGTGATGTACTGTATGGTACAAGGAAAAACGGACTGGGCCCATTACTATGGTCTTAAATCAGACGAAGAACATGACATGCCCCCAG CGAGAGCATGGGCTAACacacttggaataaaaaatGCTAAGGTGTATAGAGTTGCAGGGTTCAAAAAAGTAGATGAATATGACATAGTGGAGGGAGAAGAAGTGAGAACAAAAACACCGGAAAATTCTACTAAATCAGAACTGTTAGCAGAATAG